The proteins below are encoded in one region of Candidatus Cloacimonadota bacterium:
- a CDS encoding transcription elongation factor GreA: MAEYITKEGRQRLQKRMNELIKERPEIIKQVVTAREMGDLSENAEYHAAREKQKNLENEFNRIKSRISKLQVVDPDKIPKDAVRFGACVTIRELSDNKKKSIRLVGIDEVYETTDGFERMSVASPIGKAMIGKKIGEVFSVKTPLGNRKFKIMEIS; the protein is encoded by the coding sequence ATGGCAGAATACATAACCAAAGAAGGAAGACAGCGTTTGCAGAAACGAATGAACGAACTGATAAAAGAAAGACCGGAGATCATTAAGCAGGTCGTAACTGCTCGGGAAATGGGGGATCTCAGCGAAAATGCCGAGTATCATGCAGCGCGGGAAAAACAGAAAAACCTGGAAAATGAATTTAATCGAATAAAATCGAGAATATCGAAATTGCAGGTTGTCGATCCAGATAAAATCCCTAAAGATGCTGTTCGTTTCGGAGCTTGCGTTACGATCAGAGAATTATCTGACAATAAGAAGAAATCTATTCGTTTAGTTGGAATCGATGAGGTTTATGAGACCACAGATGGTTTTGAAAGAATGTCGGTTGCTTCACCCATCGGAAAAGCAATGATCGGGAAAAAGATCGGGGAAGTTTTTTCTGTTAAAACTCCTCTCGGTAATAGAAAATTTAAGATAATGGAAATAAGTTAA
- a CDS encoding aminopeptidase, which translates to MSKKIDDLRKKLSYERANFWKDFPKKEQKVAFKFADSYKHFLNSCKTEREAIKFVKSELTRKGFSNIDQNEKSKKVYRLSRNKNAAVALIGKNPVSSGVNLIVSHIDAPRVDLKQNPLSEDGKTKLGILKTHYYGGIKKYQWMSTPLAIHGVIVKKDGSTIDVCIGEDEKEPVFVMPDLLPHLARKTQYTKKIGEAVEAGHMNIIFNSIPYLDKTDKKIKDAIKLNALVLLNEKYGIIEEDLLSAELEVVPAGKARDAGIDKSFILGYGQDDRICAFTSMEAIFDLEKENMESEKTAVVYLADKEEIGSESNTGAKSIFIVDFIADLLKHNGEAFDSSTLRKTLINSQILSADVNAGINPNYPNVHEADNAVHIGFGVSVTKFTGAGGKSSSNDANAEFNAKIIRIFNDEKVNWQTGALGKVDEGGGGTIAKFMAQHGAEVIDCGPGLLGMHSLYELSSKADIYSSYKAYKAFFKKG; encoded by the coding sequence ATGTCAAAAAAAATCGATGATTTAAGAAAAAAATTGTCCTATGAAAGAGCAAATTTCTGGAAAGATTTTCCTAAAAAAGAACAGAAAGTTGCTTTTAAATTTGCAGATAGTTACAAACACTTCCTTAATTCCTGCAAGACAGAAAGAGAAGCAATAAAATTTGTGAAGTCAGAGCTTACCAGAAAAGGTTTTTCCAATATTGATCAAAATGAAAAATCAAAAAAAGTATATCGTCTTTCCAGGAATAAAAATGCTGCGGTTGCCCTGATCGGGAAAAATCCTGTCAGTTCGGGAGTTAATCTGATCGTTTCTCATATCGATGCTCCACGGGTAGATCTTAAACAAAATCCGCTTTCCGAAGACGGGAAAACAAAATTGGGAATTTTGAAAACTCATTATTATGGCGGTATCAAAAAATATCAATGGATGTCAACTCCATTGGCAATTCACGGAGTGATCGTCAAAAAAGACGGTTCAACTATTGATGTTTGTATTGGAGAAGACGAAAAAGAGCCTGTTTTTGTAATGCCGGATCTTCTCCCTCATTTAGCAAGAAAAACTCAATATACAAAAAAAATCGGGGAAGCTGTTGAAGCAGGACATATGAACATTATTTTCAATTCTATTCCCTACCTGGATAAAACCGACAAAAAAATCAAAGATGCTATCAAGTTGAATGCCCTGGTTTTGCTGAATGAAAAATATGGAATTATCGAAGAAGATCTTTTGAGTGCCGAATTGGAAGTCGTGCCGGCAGGTAAAGCCAGAGATGCTGGAATAGATAAGAGTTTTATTCTTGGTTACGGACAGGATGACCGGATTTGTGCCTTTACTTCCATGGAAGCTATTTTTGACCTTGAAAAGGAAAATATGGAAAGTGAAAAAACTGCAGTCGTTTACCTGGCTGACAAAGAAGAAATCGGAAGCGAGAGCAATACCGGAGCAAAATCAATTTTTATTGTCGATTTCATTGCTGATCTGCTGAAACATAATGGAGAAGCATTCGACAGCTCGACTTTAAGAAAAACATTGATCAACAGCCAGATTCTTTCGGCAGATGTAAATGCCGGGATCAACCCCAACTATCCGAATGTTCATGAAGCTGATAATGCGGTACATATTGGTTTTGGTGTAAGCGTAACCAAATTTACCGGTGCTGGGGGAAAAAGTAGTTCTAATGATGCAAATGCTGAATTCAATGCGAAGATCATTAGAATCTTCAATGACGAAAAAGTGAACTGGCAGACCGGAGCACTGGGTAAAGTCGATGAAGGAGGCGGAGGAACAATTGCCAAATTCATGGCTCAACACGGAGCAGAAGTTATCGATTGCGGTCCCGGACTTCTGGGAATGCATTCGCTTTATGAGTTAAGTAGTAAAGCAGACATCTATTCATCTTACAAGGCTTATAAAGCTTTTTTCAAAAAAGGTTAA